TACTCCAGGAAGCTCTGGCCGTAAAGGGACCTGTGATGATGGATTTTCAAGTCGACGAGGAAGAGAACTGTTATCCGATGGTCCCCGCCGGTGCTGCAATTCATGAAATGGTATTTTCTGATCCTGAGGAAGCGGAGCCGAAGAAGCAGGGAGAGAAAGAGCAGAAAAAGGCCGATGGGGTTCTCACGGCTTGAATCATTTTATTCACTCTGTAACAATATCGGGTGGGATGAATGCAGCATATTATATCTGTTCTTGTCGAGAATAAGTTTGGAGCCCTGTCCCGTATTTCAGGGCTTTTTTCTGGAAGGGGGTTTAACATAGAAACCCTTTCCGTAGGACCGACTCTGGATCCTTCGGTTTCAATGATGACGATTGTCACAGAGGGCGAAGACCGAATCATTGAGCAGATCACAAAACAGCTCAATAAGCTGGTGGATGTGATTAAGGTGGTTGACCTGATCGAGAAGGCTTATGTTGAAAGGGAGACCGCGCTCATCAAAGTAAATGCCCGCCCGGAAGATCGGGCGGAGGCCTTAAGAGTGGCCGATATTTTTCGCGCGAATATCGTCGATTCCTCACCCAATACATATACGATCGAAATCACCGGGGATGTGAACAAGGTTGAGGCCATTATCAACCTTCTCCGGCCTCTGGGGATAAAGGAATTGATCCGAACGGGTAGAATCGCGATTGCGCGTGAAGAGGTAAAAATAGCGGCGGTCAGGGGAAATTTAGATCGAAGAGTATTGTCGGGTCAGGCGAAGTAGCATGTCACGATTCAGCACACCCATCTTCTCCTCCATGGCGACCTTACTGTGGTACTCGAATCCTCGCGAAGCCAAATAGTGGCATGCTGAAGAGTTGCAATAACTTTTTGTTCAATCAAATGAAACGGAGATTAAAATGAAAATTTATTATGATCAGGATGCCAATACTGAGATTCTCAACGAAAAAAAGGTGACCATTGTTGGTTATGGGAGTCAGGGGCACGCCCATGCTTTGAATCTCATCGACAGCGGAGTTTCGGTTACGATCGGTTTGAGAGAAGGCCGGTCCTGGGACAAAGCAGTCAAATCCGGTTTGAAAGTCATGCCTGTTGCTGACGCGACGAAGGCCGCAGAT
This genomic stretch from Candidatus Manganitrophaceae bacterium harbors:
- the ilvN gene encoding acetolactate synthase small subunit, which codes for MQHIISVLVENKFGALSRISGLFSGRGFNIETLSVGPTLDPSVSMMTIVTEGEDRIIEQITKQLNKLVDVIKVVDLIEKAYVERETALIKVNARPEDRAEALRVADIFRANIVDSSPNTYTIEITGDVNKVEAIINLLRPLGIKELIRTGRIAIAREEVKIAAVRGNLDRRVLSGQAK